One stretch of Halichoerus grypus chromosome 8, mHalGry1.hap1.1, whole genome shotgun sequence DNA includes these proteins:
- the SENP8 gene encoding sentrin-specific protease 8, translated as MDPVVLSYMDSLLRQSDVSLLDPPSWLNDHIIGFAFEYFANSQFHDCSDHVCFISPEVTQFIKCTSNRAEIAMFLEPLDLPNKRVVFLAINDNSNEAAGGTHWSLLVYVQDKNSFFHYDSHSRSNSVHAKQVAEKLEAFLGRKGDKLAFVEEKAPAQQNSYDCGMYVICNTEALCQNFFRQQPESLLQLLTPTYITKKRGEWKALIARLAKN; from the coding sequence ATGGACCCCGTAGTCTTGAGTTATATGGACAGTCTACTGCGGCAATCAGATGTCTCACTGTTGGATCCTCCAAGCTGGCTCAATGACCATATCATTGGATTTGCCTTTGAGTACTTTGCCAACAGTCAGTTTCATGACTGTTCTGACCATGTCTGCTTCATCAGCCCCGAAGTTACCCAGTTCATCAAGTGCACTAGCAACCGAGCAGAGATTGCCATGTTCCTTGAACCCCTGGACCTCCCCAACAAGAGAGTTGTATTTTTAGCCATCAATGATAATTCCAACGAGGCAGCTGGGGGAACCCATTGGAGTTTGTTGGTTTATGTCCAAGATAAAAATAGCTTTTTTCACTATGATTCCCATAGCAGAAGCAACTCAGTCCATGCAAAGCAGGTAGCGGAGAAACTGGAAGCTTTCTTAGGCAGAAAAGGAGACAAACTGGCCTTTGTGGAAGAGAAAGCCCCTGCTCAACAAAACAGCTATGACTGTGGGATGTATGTGATTTGTAACACTGAGGCCTTGTGTCAGAACTTCTTTAGGCAACAGCCAGAATCACTATTGCAGCTACTCACTCCTACATACATcacaaagaaaagaggagaatggAAAGCTCTCATTGCCAGACTTGCCAAAAATTAG